CCCGGTCGCGGATGCGAACGGCACGATCACGACGACCCTGAAGCTCCGTGGGGCCACGCTGACGCTCACGGGTCAGCCCGCTTCGCCCAGCAGCGTGACCCTTCGCATGACTGCCCTCGGGGTTCGCAAGCGGCTAGAGGAATGCAAGTCGTTCGTGCTCGTTGCAGGCAAGGAGCAGTCCGCCGTTTCGGATCTGAAATACGCACATCGAGCAAGTGGCTCGTACCTCACCGAGGCACTTCAGGGCAGCGTCCCTTCCGGCGCCATTGCCGCCCTGGGCGAGGCCCAAGGCACGGCACACGTCAGAGCGTGCGACATGGAGCTGACCCTTGGCATGCCAGAGCGGGCCAAGATGTACGATTTCTTCGAGGCGCTTCACGGGTTGGAGCCTGGAGCCTGGTCACCTCCTTCGGGTGTTCGACTGACGCGAGGGAAGTTCACGTTGGAGTTTCGCATCGGCGACTCGCGCGTCCGCTTCGTGGCGCGCCCAAGGCTGAGCGCCCAGAACATGGCCATCCAGGTCGAGGGCTTGCCGGCAGAGTGTTCACAGCTGGAGGTGGTGGTGGCGGATGCCGTGCGCGCATCTTACGAACTCAGCCGGCCCGGAACCTCGACCGGGGTCGCGAGTAGCGTCCCCGTGACTTCCTTTGAAGCGCAGAGCGGCGCAGAGGCATCCTGGGCGCTTCGCGTCTGCGGTACTAGTCTGCCGCTCAGCGCGAGGAAGCGGAAGCAACTGGCCGGCTTCATCGAGTCAGTGCGCGCGTATGGCGCCAAGGTATCCAACCGGGACGCCGAACCGGCGGAGGAGTGAGTTCGCTACGCCACCAAAGGTTGCCGACAGCAGCGCTGAACCCACGGTGGAGTGAGCTCGCTGATCAGCTGCGAACCTGCGCGACTACTTGTGCACCCACTCGGCGGCGCCGGCCAGGATCGCTGCGTTTTGGCTGTCGAGCCAAGCCTTGGCCGTCGCGTCGTTTCGCACCTGATGGTCGAGGTAGGCGAGCACGGTCGAACGCAGTGCGTGGGAGAGGCGGGCCACGCGCTCATCGCTCGATCCGAGATCTTCGAGGGCGTAGGTCGGGTGCTGCCCAACGCCGGGTTCGAGCTTCGAGTACAGCAGCCAGCGTTTGCCGTCGGCGGGCTGCTTCTCGAAGGCTATGCGGCGATCTGCGCCAGTGAGATCGGGCTTGCTCGGCTTCACGTCGTTGTCGCCGGTCAGCATCAACACTGGGCCACGAATGTCCTGCCAGGTGTTCCCACTGGCATCGTCGAAGAACCCGGCGTAGCCCGGACCAATCGGACTCAGTGCGATGGCCGCCATCGGGAGCGTGTGAATCATCGTCATGGGCGGCGCCGACGGCGACGGTAGGAACACCGCGCCATGAGTGACGATGGGCGCGCGCGAGCCCGCCGACCAACCGCTGACGACGACGTGGTCCAGGTCCACGGCGGGGCCGCCTGCCTTTACGCTTGCGGCCGACAGGTTCGGCAGTTCGTCGAGAACGGCGATCACGTCTCGCGTCTTGACGAGGGCAAACAAACCGGTCGAGTCCTCGTCGCCGCTGAGCGAGCACTCTGCCACCGGCACCTTGCCCAGGTCACAGAAGGCTTGGCCCGCGGTCGCGTCGACAGGAATATGACCGATGGTGATCACCGCGTAGCCGTGCGCGGCCAAGGTATCCGCCCACTCTGTGGACTGGGTCTGACCCGCGGGGTTGAAGCCGCCGCCGTGCGACCAGACGACCAATGGGAACGGGCCGCTCCCTTCGGGCACGCGCACCCAGATCGGCAGCACGCGACTGGTGACGGCATCCGTGACGGTGAGCCCCTTTTGAATCGTGAACTTCACCCCAAGGCGCGGGTACTCGCAGTCGGCGAGGGATTGTTCGCTGCAGCCTCCAACGGCGCCCCCTGCCCCACCCCCGACGCCTCCTGTCCCGCCGCCTCCCGTCCCGCCGCCGGACCCACCCGATCCGGACGTTCCGCCTGCGTCGTCGCTCCCGCAAGCGACGGTAAAGGCACACGGCAGTGCAACGAGCAGAGACAGCAGAAGGCGGCGCGTAGAGAAGCGGATCATCCGATCAAGATACACCACTCACCACCGCTCAGGAAAGCGAAGGCTGGCTCAACGCGCGCTGCGCAGCCCCGCCCACACGGTGGCGAGCTGGGCAGCATACAAGTCGGCGATGCGCTCCATGTCGACGTGCCCCTGCCACAGCGGGGTCCCGAAGAACACCGAGAGCAGCATGCCGACCACCAGATCGACGTTCACGGACTCTGGCAGTTCCTTCCGCGTCACAGCGCGTTCGACCGCCGTACGGAACATGGTGTCCACCTCGCACTCGTCCGCCACCACCGCCGCGTCGGCGAGATCCGGAAAGCGCTGCACGCGCTCGGCCAAGGTCAGCGTCGGGTGGCTACAGTCTTCGGGCGCCTCGCTGCAGAGCGCCATGTGACCGATGATTTCGAGCATCACGCGCGGGTTGTCGCGCATGCGCTCCGCGGTGTGAGCGAAGATGGCTTCGATGTAAGCGACACCAGCGTCGCGACCTGCACGCTGGTCCGCATCCAACTGCACTTCCAGCGTCCAGACTTGGATGAAGTAGCGCAGCAGATCGTCCTTCTTCTTGAAGTAGTTGAAGAACGTCGCCTCGGAGACTTCGGCCGCGTCACACAGCTCGCGCACCGTGATTTCCGCAAGCGATTTGTGCTTCAACCGCTCGAGCGTGGCATCGAGGAGAGCCATCTTCGTTCGGGCGAACTTGCGCTCGCGCAGGGGAATGGCGTCCTTGAGGGAAGGACCCGCGCTGGGCTCGGAAACGGAAGACATGACGCTGTCGCTCATCATACCGCCGCCTGCGCTGGCGTCGACATCGCCGTGGGGACCGCGGGCGCTTCGCCCGCTTCGCGGCGCAACAAGAGCGCGTAAAGCGCGGGAGCAACGAGCAGGGTCAGGGCTGTGGACGCTGCCAGGCCGGAGATCATCGACCAGGCCAAAGGCGGCCACAGGGACGTGCTCGACAGGGCAAGCGGCAAGAGGCCGGCCACCGTCGTGGTGGTCGTCAACAGAATCGGACGTGTTCGACGACGAATCCCCTCGCGGAGCGCTGCTTCGAGCGCCATGCCCTCCCGGCGCAGTCCGTCCGTCACGTCGATGAGCACGATGGCGTTGTTGACCACGATGCCGATCAACGCGAACACGCCGAGCAGACTCATGAAGCCGAAGGGCTGCCCAGCGAACACCAATCCGGGAATGACGCCGGTCGCTGCCAGGGGAATCGTCACCAGCACGATCCCCAAACGCCGGAACGAGTTGAACTCCACGAGCAAGATGAACACCAGCAACAACATGCCGATCGGCAGGGTGCGCAGCATGGCACCGTTGGCCTGTCCGGACCCCTCCTTGGCGCCTGCCATCTCGACGCGCACGCCTGCGGGCAACGAAGACTGCGCCAGGCGCTGCTCCACCTGGGCCAGCACGCGGCTGAAGGGCACGTCGGGCATGAGCTCGGCCTCGACCCGCACCAGACGCTGCCGGTCCCTCCTTTG
The nucleotide sequence above comes from Polyangiaceae bacterium. Encoded proteins:
- a CDS encoding TetR/AcrR family transcriptional regulator, whose translation is MSSVSEPSAGPSLKDAIPLRERKFARTKMALLDATLERLKHKSLAEITVRELCDAAEVSEATFFNYFKKKDDLLRYFIQVWTLEVQLDADQRAGRDAGVAYIEAIFAHTAERMRDNPRVMLEIIGHMALCSEAPEDCSHPTLTLAERVQRFPDLADAAVVADECEVDTMFRTAVERAVTRKELPESVNVDLVVGMLLSVFFGTPLWQGHVDMERIADLYAAQLATVWAGLRSAR